The Oncorhynchus masou masou isolate Uvic2021 unplaced genomic scaffold, UVic_Omas_1.1 unplaced_scaffold_1324, whole genome shotgun sequence DNA window ATTTGTCCCTGTTGAACCCTCTGGGAAAGGTTCCAGGTGGAACCAGGTCAGGTCAGACGATAACCCCATTAGGTTCCAAACAGCAGCCTTTCAAGAGTTCTATTTGGATCAAgaggttctatgtggaaccaaaaagggttcaatATGACCTGAAAAGAGTTCAGTCTGGAACTCTGGACAATAGTGGTCGGCATCTCAGTCTCGTGAAACCGTAGATGTATTGTGCCTTGGAGTTAGATCTTAGCGCAGCATCTGCTGTGACCGTGAAGTCCAATCCGTGAGAGCAAGACTCGGCCACAGGGGTCACATCTGTAAGCCGGCCCGGATGTTGTGGTGTCCTGACGTTCTTACCTCAGTCAGTGAGATCTAATAAAACTAGGATCAGATCCTTCCCGATACAATTTATTGTATTCATTATGACAGAAAAACTcaaaactgatcttagatcagtacTCCTACTTTGAGACATTTTGTGGATACAGGCCCACATCTCAGTCTTTTGGGAAACAATCCACCCTGTTTTTCTGTGGAGGGTGAAGAGGTGGGGTGGGGTTCGGTGTGTGGCGGTTGGGCCAGTGAATGTTTCTTACTAGTTGCTGTAGAAGGAAAAAAAACTTTCAGTAAAGTCACAGCTCTGAGAAACGTTTAGGAGCCATGGAAACAAGAGCCATGGAAACAAGTGGAACTGAGTCAATTATCCTGGCTAAATACATCAACATGATTTATCCTCATCCTAAGGTTCTGTAATAATCCATAGTAGTGGCATATGGAGGTGTAGCAGACATGAGACGGTCATGGCTGCTCATGGTCACGTGATGAGGGAGCCCCGCTTGTGACTTCACAATAAGTGTTGGCCCTCAGACTGTAGGGAATTTCCTCTTTGTCTCATGGTTAAGATGTTGGTTTGTCCCGTGGGAGACCAGGGTTCAAATCCTGCCGGGGACAGAGGCTTTCTGTGTTTTTCTCAGAGTTGTTTCGGGGCCACTGCAGCCTTTTATCTTGATTGGCTGGTGAAGCTCTGTCACATGACACACCATAACGAACGTCAGTCGTGCACAGCGGGAGGTCCTCCTATCGCCTCTTCACCACAGAACATTGGCTGGTGAAGCTCTGTCACATGACACACCATAACGAACGTCAGTCGTGCACAGCGGGAGGTCCTCCTATCGCCTCTTCACCACAGAACATTGGCTGCCTTTTTCTATTAATTTCCCACAATGAAATTGTCTCCGGGCTGATGATCTACTGCGCACGGCCAACAGTGGTTATGGTGTGTCCCTGTGCCAGACCTTTACCAACCTTGAAGGACTTAAGAACATTGTTGTGAAGGTTCTGTGTGGTTCTCAGAAGTTGCTGAAGATCTCCTGTTTCTTGCTCCAGTCCATAGGGGGCGCTCTCTTCTTGCCGTGTTGGGCCCTCTCCTTGGCCTCGGCTGCCGTGGGGCTCAGATGCAGTCCGCTGTCCAGGAACGGGTCTGAAACACGGCGCTCATAATCCTCAgggacctagagagatacagatatatacatacacacacacacacacacgcacacgcacaaccacacacacacacacacacacacacacacacacacacacacacacacacgcgcacacacgcacacacacacacacacacacacacacacacacacacacacacacacacacacacacacacacacacacacacacacagtatttgaTGTTTAAACTTTTTAGTGAAAGAAAAATACACAGCCCAAAACAAGTAATTTTATTTGAGTATTTTAATGGTTATTTGTAAAAACCAAATAGTCTACCAAATTGTATTTgagagtattttcaaatacttatttcaaatACCTGAGTTAAATGTATGGGAGTGTATTTGAGtcagtgtatttgagtattttccaaaaatattaaactacttgtcttttcaaataaaatatatttgaatacTTACTTTGAATGTATGTGAAAGTAACTGAGAtatttgaaatagtatttgaacccagttctGCACATATGACATATTACACATATTACATACGTGTTACATACATGTTACATATTTACATACAACAAACCATAAACTTgctacaggacacacacacacacacacacacatacacacacacacacacacacacacactcaatcaccTGAATGCTCATATCTGAGCTGCTGAATTCTGATTGGGTAGTCGAGCCACGTGAGTACTGGGAATTGGTCTGTGAATTGGGCGAGCCGCTTGTGATTGGTGAGCCCGTCAGGGTGACGTTGATGATTGGTGGATCCATTGGAGGGAGGTCAGTGGTTGAATAGGGGGTGGGTGGGGCGCTGTCTGTCATTGGCTCGTCCACATAGACCTCTGGAACGCAGGAACAAACCACATGAGCAACTTGACAAAATCCTTAGAGATGAATCCTTCAAACTGAAATATGTTTGTGGTCATTAATGGTTTAGATAAAAATATGAGTCGTGTGTGTGGATTTctgtccgagagagagagagaggagagagagagagagaaagacatcctTTGACCTCTGACATGTGTGCTGGTGGGCGTGACCCCGAGCCTCTTGAACAGCTCGTCTGTTTCCGCGTCGACCACCAGGAGGCGTGTCTCGTCCCCCCCGCCACGTATAAACGCCACCACCTCTGAGTGTCTCAACGCCTCGATGTTCACTCCATTCAcctgggggggaggagaggaggatgaattCATGAGTGAATGGATGATGTTATTAGCCACATGTCAAATGTTTATAGAGCCTGAACCATTTGCCTCCATTcacctgggggaggagaggaggatgaattCATGAGTGAATGGATGATGTTATTAGCCACATGTCAAATGTTTATAGAGCCTGAACCATTTGCCTCCATTCAcctggggatgagaggaggatgaaTTCATGAGTGAATGGATGATGTTATTAGCCACATGTCAAATGTTTATAGAGCCTGAACCATTTGCCTCCATTCacctggggggaggagaggaggatgaattCATGAGTGAATGGATGATGTTATTAGCCACATGTCAAATGTTTATAGAGCCTGAACCATTTGCCTCCATTCacctggggggaggagaggaggatgaattCATGAGTGAATGGATGATGTTATTAGCCACATGTCAAATGTTTATAGAGCCTGAACCATTTGCCTCCATTTacctgggggaaggagaggaggagtttTACAGGCAGACATCGCCAATAactatttgttcttaactgacctgcatGAATCTCTGTATCCCTAATCTCTGATTTATGCATCTAGGACTGATTTTAAACTAGCTTTATTGCtaaatgtatgtatgtctgtgtgtatgttgtgtgcaTGTCAATTGTGACAAAAAAATGGATGTATATGATCACTACCAAGTTGGTTTTTAACAAGTTACACAAAGCTGCAGTTACACAACCTGTCCAGCAGTTGGCACATGACTCCAGCCCCTGTGACTGGGAtgtaagcgagagagagaaggcagagatcTGTAATCTGATTTCATTAAGCTCCGTGGCAACTttaatttttctctctctctctctctctctctctctcatcctacaCATTCCTAATGTGTCCTGAATCACACAAATgcacccccaccctccctcccacactaACCCTACAGGGTCACCTAACGTGCCAAAGTCCATGTAATCAGCTCTTATCTAAGCTaatctcatgtgtgtgtgtgtgtgtctgaggtaacacacatacacacacacacagagactgtctctctctctctctctcaatctggcCCTACCTCCACCAGCCTGTCCCGGGATCTGaggtaacacacatacacacacacagagactgtctctctctctctctctctctctctcgatctggcCCTACCTCCACCAGCCTGTCCCGGGATCTGaggtaacacacatacacacacacacagagactgtctctctctctctctctctcaatctggcCCTACCTCCACCAGCCTGTCCCGGGATCTGaggtaacacacatacacacacacacagagactgtctctctctctctctctctctctctctctctcaatctggcCCTACCTCCACCAGCCTGTCCTAGGGTCTGaggtaacacatacacacacacacagagactgtctctctctctctctctcaatctggcCCTACCTCCACCAGCCTGTCCCggggtctgaggtaacacacacacacagagactgtctctctctctctctctctctctctctctcaatctggcCCTACCTCCACCAGCCTGTCCCGGGATCTGaggtaacacacatacacacacacacagagactgtctctctctctctctctctctctctctctctctctctctctcaatctggcCCTACCTCCACCAGCCTGTCCCggggtctgaggtaacacacatacacacacacagagactgtctctctctctctctctctctctctctctctctctctctctctctcgatctggcCCTACCTCCACCAGCCTGTCCCggggtctgaggtaacacacatacacacacacagagactgtctctctctctctctctctcgatctggcCCTACCTCCACCAGCCTGTCCCggggtctgaggtaacacacatacacacacacagagactgtctctctctctctctctcgatctggcCCTACCTCCACCAGCCTGTCCCGGGATCTGaggtaacacacatacacacacacagagactgtctctctctctctctctctctctctcgatctggcCCTACCTCCACCAGCCTGTCCTGGGGTCTGAGGTCTGCGTGTTGGGCGGGGGACCCAGGATCCACGCTGCGTATGAACTGTCCTCGCCGTGTTCTGTCACTGTGCAGGTTGAACCCGTATCCCAGCTCCCCCTTCACCATGTGACACAGCCGGGGGAGGAGCTCCACCGTCGCCATGGGAAACTCTGTATCTAACGACGCTGTCTCCGATGGCAactacagatagagagacagagagagaggggaaacacAATGACAGAAAAAGTTTGACATTGTACTTTCAAATCTAAGTTCTAATTTGGTTCAGTTGTAACAAACAGACAGTGAAGACCATAACAAACAGACAGTGAGTGAAGACCATAACAAACAGACAGTGAAGACCATAACAAACAGACAGTGAAGACCATAACAAACAGACAGTGAGTGAAGACCATAACAAACAGACAGTGAGTGAAGACCATAACAAACAGACAGTGAAGACCATAACAAACAGACGGTGAGTGAAGACCATAACAAACAGACAGTGAGTGAAGACCATAACAAACAGACAGTGAAGACCATAACAAACAGACAGTGAGTGAAGACCATAACAAACAGACAGTGAGTGAAGACCATAACAAACAGACAGTGAAAACCATAACAAACAGACAGTGAGTGAAGTCCATAACAAACAGACAGTGAAGACCATAACAAACAGGCAGTGAAGACCATAACAAACAGGCAGTGAGTGAGTGAAGACCATAACAAACAGACAGTGAGTGAAGACCATAACAAACAGACAGTGAAGACCATAACAAACAGACAGTGAGTGAAGACCATAACAAACAGATAATGAGTGAAGAccataacaaacagacagacagtgaagaCCATAACAAACAGGCAGTGAGTGAGTGAAGACCATAACAAAAAGACAGTGAAGACCATAACAAACAGACAGTGAGTGAAGACCATAACAAACAGACAGTGAAGACCATAACAAACAGACAGTGAAGACCATAACAAACAGACAGTGAAGAccataacaaacagacagacagtgaagaccataacaaacagacagtgagtgagtgaagaCCATAACAAACAGACAGTGAGTGAAGACCATAACAAACAGACAGTGAAGACCATAACAAACAGACAGTGAAGACCATAACAAACAGACAGTGAGTGAAGACCATAACAAACAGACAGTGAAGACCATAACAAACAGACAGTGAAGACCATAACAAACAGACAGTGAAGAccataacaaacagacagacagtgaagaCCATAACAAACAGACAGTGAAGACCATAACAAACAGACAGTGAAGAccataacaaacagacagacagtgaagaCCATAACAAACAGGCAGTGAGTGAGTGAAGACCATAACAAACAGACAGTGAGTGAAGACCATAACAAACAGACAGTGAAGAccataacaaacagacagacagtgagtgaAGACCATAACAAACAGACAGTGAAGACCATAACAAACAGACAGTGAAGAccataacaaacaaacagacagtgaGTGAAGAccataacaaacaaacagactcagtgagtgagtgaacctacctacctaccgaccgaccgaccgacctacctaccgacctacctacctacctaccgacctacctacctacctatctacctacctaccaacctacctacaTATGAAAAAACGTTGTTTTTTTCATAATTATATATATTTCAGCAGCTTCGGGGAAGAAAAAAAATGCATGAGCCCAAAAATCTATAGTTGATGAGATTAATGAGAGTGATGGATGTGTGTGTTGTTACAGAGACCCTAGCTGTCACACAGTGTGCTCTCTCCCTCACAcgctaagacacacacacacacacacacacacacacacacacacacacacacacacacacacctacacacacacacacacacctatacacacacacacacacacacacacacacacactacacacacacacctacacacacacacacacacacacacacacacaccacacacacacacacacacacacacctacacacacacacacacacacgcacacacacaccacacacacacacctacacacacacaccacacacacacacacacacacacacacacacacacacacacacacacacacacacacacacacacatgcacacacacacacacacacacacacacacactactacacacaccacacctacacacacacctacacacacacaccacacacacacacacacacacacacacacacacacacacacacacacacagctacacacacacacacctacacacacacacacacacacacctacacacacacacctacacacacacacacacacgcacacacacctacattcacctatacacacagctacaaacacacacacacacctacacacacacacacacacacacctacacacatacacacacacctacatacacacacctacacacacacctacatacacacacaccacacacacacacacacacacacacacacgcccacacacacacacctacacacacacacctacacacatacacaatgcgGATGTGTGTGTCGCCGTCTGTCACAGTTTGTGCCATGGCAACAAACCAGAACACCTTGATGACTGGTTGCCATGGCTGACAGGGTGTTTAAGGTAAGTTGGAGTGTTAAtgctcctggacatgggagggaggggggaggggggagggaggggggagggggggagggagggaggggggagagagggagggagggggagagggggaaggagggggagagagggggagggagggaggaacttCTGATGTCTTGGTTGGCCTCTTTATGTCCTCCCTACACCAGCTAAATCCAGAACCA harbors:
- the LOC135530357 gene encoding Na(+)/H(+) exchange regulatory cofactor NHE-RF2-like; the encoded protein is MATVELLPRLCHMVKGELGYGFNLHSDRTRRGQFIRSVDPGSPAQHADLRPQDRLVEVNGVNIEALRHSEVVAFIRGGGDETRLLVVDAETDELFKRLGVTPTSTHVREVYVDEPMTDSAPPTPYSTTDLPPMDPPIINVTLTGSPITSGSPNSQTNSQYSRGSTTQSEFSSSDMSIQVPEDYERRVSDPFLDSGLHLSPTAAEAKERAQHGKKRAPPMDWSKKQEIFSNF